From Brachionichthys hirsutus isolate HB-005 chromosome 16, CSIRO-AGI_Bhir_v1, whole genome shotgun sequence, a single genomic window includes:
- the mvp gene encoding LOW QUALITY PROTEIN: major vault protein (The sequence of the model RefSeq protein was modified relative to this genomic sequence to represent the inferred CDS: deleted 1 base in 1 codon), whose translation MGKEQDLLQAVKTGDLPSTQKLLSKLKTSRNKLLGSTKRLNVNYQDSDGFSALHHAALTGTTELLSALLEAQATVDVKDSNGMRPLHYAAWQGKAESVLTLLRSGASVNGVSLDGHIPLHLAAQYGHYDVSEMLLQHQSNPCLLNKAKKTPLDLACEFGRVQVAQLLLSSNMVAALLEGERKEQTDSAFTTPLHLAARNGHKDVIRLLLTAGIDINKTTKSGTALHEASLYGKTEVVRLLLDAGVDVNIRNTYNQTALDIVNQFTTSHASRDIKQLLRDATGVLQVRALKDCWNLHDPTALNIRAGDVITVLEQHVDGRWKGHIHDNQSGTDRVGFFPPSIVEVISRRNAIPLDENEGIYVRDMKTGKVRAVIGHTYMLTQDEELWQKELPANVETLLSSPKDPLADRSDRSKAGEPKTRDKTRVVSYRVPHNAAVQVYDYREKKARVVFGPEMVMLGPDEQFTVLSLSGDKPKRANVIKAICLLLGPDFFTDIIVIETADHARLQLQLSYNWHFDIKSRDDADAAALFSVPDFIGDASKAIASRIRGAVASVQFDDFHKNSNRIICSAVFGFDEKLAVRPTLHFEQNNLVISSVDIQSVEPVDQRTRDALQKSVQLAIEITTNSQEAAARHEAERLEQEARGKLERQKITDQAEAERARKELLELEALSAAVESTGAAKAEAQSRAEAARIQGEAAVNEAKLKAEAQEIEAEAELQRLAKAREQELGYKKHMDSLEVEKQKSLSQIESDRFQQLMHNLGSDTLKEIARAGPEMQVKLLQSLGLKSTLITDGSSPINLFTTANGLLGMLPGQNQ comes from the exons AGCTGCTGGGTTCCACCAAGAGGCTGAACGTGAACTACCAGGACTCGGACGG ctTCTCGGCCCTCCACCACGCCGCCCTGACCGGGACCACGGAGCTGCTGTCGGCTCTGCTGGAGGCTCAGGCCACCGTGGACGTGAAGGACAGCAACG GAATGCGGCCGCTGCATTACGCGGCCTGGCAGGGCAAAGCCGAGTCGGTCCTGACGCTGCTGCGCTCCGGGGCGTCGGTCAACGGCGTGAGTCTGGACGGACACATCCCCCTGCACCTGGCGGCCCAGTACGGACACTACGACGTG TCggagatgctgctgcagcatcagtcCAACCCCTGCCTGCTCAACAAGGCCAAGAAGACGCCGCTGGACCTGGCCTGCGAGTTCGGACGCGTCCAG GTGGCCcagctgttgctaagcagcaacATGGTGGCGGCGCTGCTGGAAGGcgagaggaaggagcagacggACTCGGCCTTCACCACGCCGCTGCACCTCGCCGCCCGCAACGGCCACAAAGACGTCATCCG GCTGCTCCTGACCGCCGGCATCGACATCAACAAGACCACCAAGTCCGGAACGGCTCTGCACGAGGCGTCGCTGTACGGGAAGACGGAGGTCgtccggctgctgctggac GCCGGAGTGGACGTCAACATCCGGAACACCTACAACCAGACGGCGCTGGACATCGTCAACCAGTTCACCACGTCCCACGCCAGCAGGGACATCAAGCAGCTGCTGCGAG ACGCGACGGGGGTTCTGCAGGTCCGGGCTCTGAAGGACTGCTGGAACCTCCACGACCCGACGGCCCTCAACATCCGAGCCGGAGACGTCATCACG GTGTTGGAGCAGCACGTGGACGGACGCTGGAAGGGACACATCCACGACAACCAGAGCGGGACGGACCGAGTGGGCTTTTTCCCGCCGTCCATCGTGGAGGTCATCAGCAGGAGAAACG CCATCCCATTGGACGAGAACGAGGGCATCTACGTCCGGGACATGAAAACCGGGAAG gTGCGAGCGGTGATTGGCCACACCTACATGCTGACTCAGGACGAGGAGCTGTGGCAGAAGGAGCTCCCGGCTAACGTGGAGACGCTCCTGTCTTCCCCGAAGGACCCGCTGGCAGACCGCTCCGACCGGAGCAAAGCCGGCGAGCCCAAAACCAGGGACAAGACCAGGGTGGTCTCGTACCGGGTCCCGCACAACGCCGCCGTCCAGGTGTACGACTACAGGGAGAAGAAGGCCCG GGTGGTCTTCGGGCCGGAGATGGTGATGCTGGGACCCGACGAGCAGTTCACGGTGCTGTCGCTGTCCGGGGACAAGCCGAAGAGGGCCAACGTCATCAAGGCCATCTGCCTCCTGCTGGGGCCCGACTTCTTCACCGACATCATTGTCATCGAGACGGCCGACCACgcccggctgcagctgcagctctcctACAACTG GCACTTTGACATCAAGTCTCGAGACGACGCCGACGCCGCGGCTCTGTTCTCGGTACCCGACTTCATCGGCGACGCCAGCAAAGCCATCGCCTCTAGAATCCGAGGCGCCGTCGCCTCCGTGCAGTTCGACGATTTCCACAAG AACTCCAACCGGATCATCTGCTCCGCCGTGTTCGGCTTCGACGAGAAGCTGGCGGTCCGTCCCACGCTCCACTTTGAACAGAACAACCTGGTGATCAGCAGCGTGGACATCCAGTCCGTGGAGCCCGTGGACCAGAGGACACGGGACGCCCTGCAGAAGAGCGTCCAGCTCGCCATCGAGATCACCACCAACTCCCAGGAGGCCGCCGCCAG ACACGAGGCGGAGCGTCTGGAGCAGGAGGCCCGGGGGAAGCTGGAGAGACAGAAGATCACCGACCAGGCGGAGGCGGAGCGAGCcaggaaggagctgctggagctggaggcgCTCAG CGCCGCCGTGGAGAGCACCGGAGCGGCCAAGGCC GAGGCCCAGTCCCGTGCGGAGGCGGCTCGTATCCAGGGAGAGGCCGCCGTCAACGAGGCCAAGCTGAAGGCCGAAGCCCAGGAGATCGAGGCG gaggcggagctccagcGGCTGGCGAAGGCCCGCGAGCAGGAGCTGGGCTACAAGAAGCACATGGACAGCCTGGAGGTGGAGAAGCAGAAGAGTCTGTCCCAGATCGAGAGCGACCGCTTCCAGCAGCTGATGCACAATCTGGGCAGCGACACCCTGAAGGAGATCGCCAGAGCCGGGCCGGAGATGCAG gtgaagctgctccagTCGCTGGGGCTGAAGTCCACCCTCATCACGGACGGCTCCTCGCCCATCAACCTCTTCACCACCGCCAATGGCCTGCTGGGGATGCTGCCGGGTCAGAACCAGTGA
- the nupr1b gene encoding nuclear protein 1b — protein sequence MSHVDVKNLKPTSFEEEYYDQYEYYNLTDKYTEGSARKGRTKKESSENTNRTNPAGHERKIVEKLQNSEKKAQE from the exons ATGAGTCACGTCGACGTGAAGAACCTGAAGCCCACCTCCTTCGAGGAGGAGTACTACGACCAGTACGAGTACTACAACCTGACCGACAAGTACACGG AAGGCTCGGCCCGTAAAGGCCGGACGAAGAAGGAGTCCAGCGAGAACACGAACAGAACCAACCCGGCGGGACACGAGCGCAAGATCgtggagaagctgcagaacaGCGAGAAGAAAGCCCAGGAGTGA